CAAACATCGGCTGTCACACTGCAACGTCCGGTATCGACGGTTTTGGTGGTCTTTCCTCGGTGGGAAACTACACCGCTCGCGCATGCTATGGTGCTACAGGTACTACAGATTGTCCAACAATCGCTGCATCTCTATCATTTACGGTCATTGCGTCTGCCTCCAACGCCGACACCACACCGCCGGTGATTTCTTCAGTAAGCACAATGGATCCGGCCGCTAACAGTGCCACTATTGTTTGGTTTACCAATGAAGCATCGGATTCGCAGGTGGAATACGGTTTGACAACTTCTTATGGAAATTCAACAACAGTCACTACCACTCTGAAAACTGAACACTCTATAGGTTTAACAGGTTTAACTCCAGCCAGTACCTACCATTACCGAGTTAAATCCAAAGACGGAGCTGGAAATCTTACAACAAGCAACGACTATACTTTTATTACCCTCACAACTGCGGCCGCACCAACGCCATCAACCGCATCCACCACGCCTTCGGCCTCGGTCTACAGTCAAATGAGCGATCAGCTAAAATCTATGGAAATTATTTTGCGAGGTTTGTTGGGTAGATAGTCAATGGAGATTAGAACTCAGGCGCACGACCTTTGGGTACGGTGCCTTTTTCTTTTGGGTTAAATTATTGCTACGATTAAAGCATGGCTAAGATTGTGGTGGTGATTCCAACTTACAATGAGAAAGATAGTATAGCTAGGCTAGTGAAGCAGATTTTTGGCTTGGGCCTGCCAGATTTAAAAATGCTAGTGGTGGATGATAATTCACCCGATGGCACGGGCGAGTTGGTCGAAGAACTCAAGCTTAAATATCCCATAAGCATTATTCACCGATCCAAAAAAAGGGGCTTGGGCACGGCTTATGCTGTAGCTTTTAAATTTATTTTGGGTCAAAAAGAAAAGCCCGATTATATTGTTCAAATGGATGCCGATTTATCGCATAACCCTAAAAATATTTTAGATTTTCTAAACAAGATAGGGGAGTACAATGTGATTTTAGGTTCCAGATACATCAAGGGTGGTGGAATCGAAAATTGGGACTTACTACGCCAATTAGTTAGTCGGTTTGGCAATATATATGCCAGGTTGGTTTTGGGGTTACCTTATAAAGATTTAACAGGTGGTTTTAAGTGTTGGCAGAGGGAAGTGTTAGAAAAAATTAATTTAGATTCTTTAAGTTCTACTGGCTATAATTTTCAAATAGAAACAACATATAAAGCCCATAAGTTGGGTTACAAAATCTGCGAAGTGCCTATAGTTTTTATCGAAAGGAAAACAGGTACATCTAAGTTTAATTTAAACATAATCTGGGAAAGTTTTATAAAAGTTTTATGGCTAAGATTAAAAACTTTTTTATAGAAAAAATAAAACCCCATAGTGATCAGGTTTTTTTAATTACAGTTATAGTTTTAGTTGGTGTGATCAGTTTCGGCTTAGGCCGTTTGAGCGCTAAATATAAAACAGCCGAGCTAAATATAAAAAGCACTATTGTTAATACTGCCGATTTAAATAAAATTGTTACAGATGATTCTGTCAAAAACAAAACAACTGTTAAAAAAGAGAGTGCCCCATCTGCGGTAGAGGAGAGTGAGCCCAATGTTGCGGCTATAATATTACCGGCTCAAAAGATTGTAGGGAACAGGGATAGCAAAATTTATCACTACGAAAATTGCGCGGGAGCGTTAAGGATGAAAGCAGAAAATAAAATTTACTTCGCATCTATAGTAGAGGCTAAATCGTCTGGGTTTAGACCTGCTGGGAACTGTCAAGGGCTAGAGTAGGGTGTGGATAAGTAAGTGTCGCACAATGTAGCTTATACGACATAGTCCATTAAGAAGACAAGGCAAGAATGGGACTATGTCGTATAAGCTGGAAAATATTTTGCAACATTACTTTTTAAGTAACATCGCAAAATATTTTCTTATTAAATTAAGCTGTCCGTAACTCACCTGCTACAGTTATAGATAATCCAACGGGTTTAAAGTTTTCCCATAGTTATAACTTATACGTAACTCCCCCGTCTTGGGATCTTTATAAGTGAAAAACTCCGTGAACACAGAAAAGTGTAAATGGGGTCCAGTAACATTACCGCTAGCGCCTTCATAACCTAAAATATCCCCAACAGAAACTTCATCACCCACAGATTGGCTAGAGATTTTAGACATATGAGAATATAAAGTTACCAAGCCTCCGGGGTGTTGAATTGCAATCCAATTGCCCCAATAGCCATTGCAAGAAGGCTTAATATAGTTTTGGCAGGATTCTAATCCTTTAGCAACAATTTTGCCTCCGGCTGCAGCTTTTATGGGGCTGGCTAAGCCAGCAGTTATATCTATGCCGTTATGTCCTTGACCGCCATAAGCACCCCGCCTAGCATATCTGGTTAAGCCATAACTTTGAGTAATTTTGGCGTTATCTTCGGGCCAAGCAAATATTTTTGTGCCGGCTCTAGGTATTGTTTCGGCTTGAAAATAACTGACAAAGTTTTTTTCAACTAAAATTTGTTCTTCTATTTTTGCTAAACGCGATAACAAATCAGCTTGCTGTTGTTCTACTTGGTTTAACAATTGTTGATATATCTGCTCTTGGCCTTTGGTTACCTTAAGCACTGTATCCTTTCTAGTTTTTTGTTCTTGTTGGGCAGATTTCTGAACAGATAATTGGGTATTTTTATTTTCCAGTTCTTTTTTATTTTCTTTTAAATTTACTTCTTTATTTTCTAGATTATTTTTTAACCGTCTGGTATCTTTAAGAACATCGTTCATTTTCTTTTGCAAAGAATCTAAATGTTCTGTTTGTTTTACAGCCTCGGTTAGGGTTTTATATTTTAAGGCTCTTTCTAACAAGCTCTCTTCATCAAACTTGCGAAGCTCTCTTAAGATGCTAGCTAAGACTTCTTGTTTTTCACCGATGCTAAGTTGGGTTTTTTCTATATCTGTTTGAGTTTCTTTAATATCAAGGCGAGTAATATGAATTTGGTTTTCGGTCTTTTTAATATCCAAATTAAGTTTGCTAATTTGGGTGGTTATAGTGGCTATTTCGTTTTTTAAAGAAACTACCTCTCCCCTTTTAGAATCCAAGTTTTTTTGGTATTCGGTAATTTTGGCCTCTAGTTCGTCAATATTATTTTGTAAATTATCTCTCTCACTTTTCAAGTTATCTAATTGGTCAGCTTCGGCTAAATTAGGCACGGAAATTAATACCAAACAAAAAAAAGCCAAGAAATACTTCAAAATATATGTTTTTCTAAACCTCATATTAGCCATTTTAACATAAATGATTCCCTCCCGCAGTTTCTGCGGGACTTCTTGGAAATAAAAAAAGTGCGTGTTTTTGTTGACCACGCACTTGCTGTTTTTATAGGGTTAAGTATTCTTACCATCCTTTTTCTTCTAAGTTTTGAAGAATTTTGTTTTCAGATACACAGTATAGCAACATCGAACATATGCTGTATATGAAAAGTCCGTTCATTATTATTTTTTCGCTGATTTCTACAGCAAGGCAAAACATTGATGCAACTATTCCCATAGCCAGTATTAGGTATGAAATGCAAAGCCTAACTATGAATTTTCTTCCAAATTCAATGGTTATCATATTTACCCCTTTCTATTAAGGAACTTAATTGTGCACGTCTGACATATAATTGCAAATTTTACTATATTTTGTCAATAGCTAGTTTTATTCTTCTTACAGACTCTTTTTTACCCAGTACATCTAAAATTTCAAAAGGGCTTGGAGATTTGGCGAGTCCGGAGAGCGCTACTCTTAAAGGCCACAATAGGTCGCCTCGGCCGATGTCGTTGGCTTTAGGCATAAGTTCGGTGGTGGTGGTGTCTATATCGAACGAATTTTCGGGCATATTTTCTAATATAGCTAAAACTGTCTCTAAATTTTCTTTAGTTTTTTCTTTTGGCGATTCTTTCCAGTTTAATAAGTCTGTTTCATAAACTGGTAAAGCAAATATAAAACCTGCCAGTTCTTTTATTTCGGAAAATATATTCAATCTATCTCTAAATAAGTGAGCTACTTTTATAAGCTGGGCCTCGTTTGGGTCATACATATCTAAATACGGTGCTATAAATTTAGCAATTTCCGCCGGCACCATATTTTTTATATAGTGATTATTTATAGAATCTAGTTTTTTATTATCAAAAACAGCACCTGATATTTGGACTCTAGAAATATCGAATTCTTTTATTAAATCGTCTAAGTTAAATATCTCTCTATTGTCTTTGGGATGCCAGCCAATTAAAGCTAAAAAGTTAAGCATTGCCTCTGGCAAATAGCCTAGCTTAGTAAACTCGTTTACAGAAACAGCGCCGTGACGTTTGGAAAGCTTAGAACGATCAGTCGCCAATATTAAAGGTAGGTGGGCATACCTAGGCCTTTTAAACTCAAGCGCTTCAATTAGCTCAACTTGTTTATGGGTATTTGATGTGTGGTCTTGTCCCCTAATAACATCGGTAATATCCATTTCATGGTCGTCAACAACAACAGCAAAATTATAAGCAGGATTGCCATCGGATTTTATAAGCACTATATTTTCTGGATCGCTGGATTTAAAGCCTATTGATGCTCTTAGAACTTCGTCTTTAAATATAATTTCTTTATATGCGGGTATCGTAAAAATTATAGCCACACCCTTTTCGCTTTCTACTTTTTGAGCTTTACCAGAGTTCACTAATTTATCTGCGTATTTTTTATATATTTCGATGCGTTCACTCTGCCTAACAATTCCCCCGTCCCAATTTAAACCCAGCCACTCTAGGCCGTTTGTAATATCTACTTCGTATTCGGGCTTGGATCTTGCTATGTCTGTATCTTCTATGCGCAATAAAAATTCACCATGATTTTGTTTGGCGAATAAATAATTAAAAAGCGCGGTACGAGCCGTACCAACGTGCATATAGCCGGTGGGGCTGGGAGCAATACGGGTTTTCACTTTCATAAATTTCTAATGTCTAATATCTAATTTCTAATCAAACTATTAATATCTAATGACTAAGTTTAGAAATTAGTAATTAGAAATTGGTCATTTGGCCAAATCCAAAAGGATTTGTGCCAGCTGGCTGGCTGCATCTATTTTAGCAAATTTTTTGGCATTTTCACTCATTGAATCTAACTCCGAACTGTTATTTAATATTTTTTCAATTACTTCCTTTAGCTTGTCCAGTTCATTTTCTTTTAAAACAACAGCAGCCCCAGTTTTGGCATAAGAAGACGCATTGACCGGTTGATCTCCGTTTTTTCTTTCTAAGGGAATTAAAATGCTTGGTTTACCAAAAGCCGCCAGTTCAAAAATTGTTCCAGCACCGGCTCGACCAATGGCAATGTCGCATAATGTATAAGCAGAAGCCAACTCTTTTTCGTTTAAAAATGGTACGATCTTTAAATTATTGTCCAACACCAGGTGTTGGACAGATTGATAATTAGCCGCGCCCACGCTCCAAATCATATTAAAATTTTCTAATAGATCAGGCAGTATTTTAAAAATAGCTTTATTTATTCTCTGTGCGCCTTGCGATCCCCCGCTAATAAATATCGTACACCGAGCATACGATCGTAAGCTCGGTGTACTTTCCTTTGGTGGAAAATCAAGAATTTTTTCGGCTTCTTCTTTGGTTAAATCCAGATACTTTAATCTGACCGGATTACCTACTACCTGAATATTTTTGCCCGCGAAAAAATTCTTAGTTTCTTCAAAAGATACGACAATATTATTGGTTACATAAGAAAGGAATTTATTAGCAAGCCCCGGTATTGCGTCGGACTCATGTATGATTATTTTCTTAAATAAAATTTCGGCAGCTAATACAGGTAAAACACTACCATAACTGCCCTTGCCCAAAACCACATCTGGATTTATCGAAACTACTATTATTAAAGATTGAAAAAATGCAAAAGGAATTTTAATAATTTCCCAAATATGTTTAAACGAAAAATATCGCCTTATTTTACCGGCGGCGATTATGGTTTTAACAATTACGCTTTCTTCTCGCAAGGCGTTTAGCGAAAATTCTTCTGGACCAACAAAATATATTTTTGCCTCTGGCGCTAGTTTTTTGATGGCTCTAGCTACGGCTACCAAGGGTAAAACATGCCCACCAGTTCCCCCACCACAGAGCATTATCTTAGGGTTTTTCATATACTTACTTTAGCAGTATTTTTTTAAATAAAAAAGCAGGCAACCGATTGCCGGTTGCCTGATAGATTCTAAGTTCTTGCATAACTCCTTGTTGCTAGCACTTTGGCTTTATCTCTTGGCGAAAACATTCCAAATAGGGCATAAGCCAATTGATCAAGGATTATTTTCCCTATCGGAGTTAGTTCAAATCCTGGATCAGCGAAGTCTATTTTTTTTACAGTTTCTAGAAGTATAGTCTCAACTTCATTTCTCCGGCATGTGACTTGCCACTTATCATTTACTTCCCACCTTACATATGCTTTTACAACTTCTGAAATAGTAGCTTCATATCCTTCTTCAGCCATTCTTATCGCAGCTTTTGCTGGACCAGATTGGCAAATAATTGCAGACAGTATAGCGTAAGAAAAAGCTTGGCGAAACTCATGCTTTGATTGCCAGCCTGCGTCTATCAAAGCATTTGCCCTGAACAATCCAAGCACAGAACCTGCAAAAGATTGAGCTGTGCCCAAGCCATTTCTAAAAATTTCGTCACTGAGCATTTCAACCCAGCTATAACCCCAAGTCGGTCTTAATGAAAGAGCAGTCACAATTTTGGCAGTTGCTTCTGGATTCAGATTTCCTAAACAGAATTGCAGTACTATATATTGTTGATCGCGAGCTTGCTCTTTGTTTTGGCTCAACGGATCATATGCGATCAGTTGTTCAAATACAGCCATTAGGTCTTGGCGTGTATCATTTCCAAACAAGATTACCCCTAGTTTCTTTGTAATAGCATCCATAACACCCTCCTCTCGAAGGTTTATTCCCTCTCGGGAATATGTGTCTCCTCTCGGAGACGGTTTATGTAAAGGAACTTATAGCGAAATACTAACCGATAATCATTAATTTCGTCAAGCACAAACATACCGCGAGCATACGATCGTATGCTCGCGGTATGCAGACAAAATAGATATAAATTTCTTTAATAATGCAATGGTCACTAAAAAATGCTATAGCATAAATTGTTGACCGTAGATATTTTGCCAGTTCCTTACTTTGAGTTACTATTATTTATTTTTAGCCACATTAGCCACCATACCCACGGCGGCGAGTTCTATCATTAAAGCGGTGCCGCCATAGCTTATAAAAGGCAAAGGGATGCCTGTAAAAGGTATCATACCTAAAATGCCAAGTGTGTTAATAAAAGCTTGTGTGCCTAGCCAAGCTACTACGCCTATAACCAAATAGCGTGAAAATAGATCTCTAGCCAGAGAGGCTATTTTGAGCCCGCTCAAAATCCAAATTAAAAAAGTTAGTAAAACCAATACAGCACCAATAAAACCAAGCTCTTCCGAGACCACGGCAAAAACCGAATCGCCTATGGTTTCTGGCAAGTAGTTATATTTTTGAATACCTTTGCCTAAGCCTAAGCCCACGAATTCTCCAGAACCTATGGCTATTAAGGCTTGTTTTAATTGATAACCCGAACCGGCGGTGTCTTTATTTGGGTTAAGAAATGAAGTGAATCTTTCTCTACGATAGGGTTCTATAGCAATTAAAGAAAAAAGTAAAATAATTCCAGTTAAAAAAACTAAACCCATAGTTTTTAAATCAGCTCCGGCCATAAAATACATTATAAAAGCCGTAGCGCAGATTATTATAAACGTGCCCATATCTGGTTCCAAAATTATTAACCCCCCGATAATTCCTGTCCACAACAGAAAAGGAAAAATCATAATGGGTTTTTTAATTTTATCTTTTTTTGATTCTAGCCAGTGAGCTAAATATATAACTAAAGCCAGTTTGGCAAATTCAGAAGGTTGAAAGGAAAAACCAAACACACTTAGCCAGCGTTGAGCGCCTAAGGCGCCCAAGCCTATTTTAGGTACAAAAACTAAACCCAACAAAATTATAGCAAAAATCAGCAGGGGCAAGCCCAGTTTTTTTAGTAGGGCTATGTCGATTCTATAAAAAATAAAAAAAGCCAAAAGCCCTAGGCCTAGGCCATATATTATTTGGTGTTTAAAATAGTAAAAACTTTCGCCGTGATTGGATTGAGATAGCGGTATAGAGGCATTGGTCATTACGGCTATACCCAGCAAAACCAAAACAGCAGTAGCCATTATAAACATTGTGGCCGCTTTACTATGGTTTTTCATTTTTTAAAACCTCTTTTTAGGACTTGGCCCGCTAGAGTTCCGGAAAAACCAGATTCACCTACTGCAATTTTTCCGTTTACCAAAACGTTTTTAATCCCCGAAGGATATTTTAAAGGATTTTCAAATGTCGAGTTATCTTTAATGTTTACTGGGTCAAAAATAACTATATCGGCAAAAAAATTTTTGGCTATAACTCCCCT
The nucleotide sequence above comes from bacterium. Encoded proteins:
- a CDS encoding UDP-N-acetylglucosamine--N-acetylmuramyl-(pentapeptide) pyrophosphoryl-undecaprenol N-acetylglucosamine transferase, giving the protein MKNPKIMLCGGGTGGHVLPLVAVARAIKKLAPEAKIYFVGPEEFSLNALREESVIVKTIIAAGKIRRYFSFKHIWEIIKIPFAFFQSLIIVVSINPDVVLGKGSYGSVLPVLAAEILFKKIIIHESDAIPGLANKFLSYVTNNIVVSFEETKNFFAGKNIQVVGNPVRLKYLDLTKEEAEKILDFPPKESTPSLRSYARCTIFISGGSQGAQRINKAIFKILPDLLENFNMIWSVGAANYQSVQHLVLDNNLKIVPFLNEKELASAYTLCDIAIGRAGAGTIFELAAFGKPSILIPLERKNGDQPVNASSYAKTGAAVVLKENELDKLKEVIEKILNNSSELDSMSENAKKFAKIDAASQLAQILLDLAK
- the ftsW gene encoding putative lipid II flippase FtsW is translated as MKNHSKAATMFIMATAVLVLLGIAVMTNASIPLSQSNHGESFYYFKHQIIYGLGLGLLAFFIFYRIDIALLKKLGLPLLIFAIILLGLVFVPKIGLGALGAQRWLSVFGFSFQPSEFAKLALVIYLAHWLESKKDKIKKPIMIFPFLLWTGIIGGLIILEPDMGTFIIICATAFIMYFMAGADLKTMGLVFLTGIILLFSLIAIEPYRRERFTSFLNPNKDTAGSGYQLKQALIAIGSGEFVGLGLGKGIQKYNYLPETIGDSVFAVVSEELGFIGAVLVLLTFLIWILSGLKIASLARDLFSRYLVIGVVAWLGTQAFINTLGILGMIPFTGIPLPFISYGGTALMIELAAVGMVANVAKNK
- the gltX gene encoding glutamate--tRNA ligase codes for the protein MKVKTRIAPSPTGYMHVGTARTALFNYLFAKQNHGEFLLRIEDTDIARSKPEYEVDITNGLEWLGLNWDGGIVRQSERIEIYKKYADKLVNSGKAQKVESEKGVAIIFTIPAYKEIIFKDEVLRASIGFKSSDPENIVLIKSDGNPAYNFAVVVDDHEMDITDVIRGQDHTSNTHKQVELIEALEFKRPRYAHLPLILATDRSKLSKRHGAVSVNEFTKLGYLPEAMLNFLALIGWHPKDNREIFNLDDLIKEFDISRVQISGAVFDNKKLDSINNHYIKNMVPAEIAKFIAPYLDMYDPNEAQLIKVAHLFRDRLNIFSEIKELAGFIFALPVYETDLLNWKESPKEKTKENLETVLAILENMPENSFDIDTTTTELMPKANDIGRGDLLWPLRVALSGLAKSPSPFEILDVLGKKESVRRIKLAIDKI
- a CDS encoding polyprenol monophosphomannose synthase, with the translated sequence MAKIVVVIPTYNEKDSIARLVKQIFGLGLPDLKMLVVDDNSPDGTGELVEELKLKYPISIIHRSKKRGLGTAYAVAFKFILGQKEKPDYIVQMDADLSHNPKNILDFLNKIGEYNVILGSRYIKGGGIENWDLLRQLVSRFGNIYARLVLGLPYKDLTGGFKCWQREVLEKINLDSLSSTGYNFQIETTYKAHKLGYKICEVPIVFIERKTGTSKFNLNIIWESFIKVLWLRLKTFL
- a CDS encoding peptidoglycan DD-metalloendopeptidase family protein, with the protein product MRFRKTYILKYFLAFFCLVLISVPNLAEADQLDNLKSERDNLQNNIDELEAKITEYQKNLDSKRGEVVSLKNEIATITTQISKLNLDIKKTENQIHITRLDIKETQTDIEKTQLSIGEKQEVLASILRELRKFDEESLLERALKYKTLTEAVKQTEHLDSLQKKMNDVLKDTRRLKNNLENKEVNLKENKKELENKNTQLSVQKSAQQEQKTRKDTVLKVTKGQEQIYQQLLNQVEQQQADLLSRLAKIEEQILVEKNFVSYFQAETIPRAGTKIFAWPEDNAKITQSYGLTRYARRGAYGGQGHNGIDITAGLASPIKAAAGGKIVAKGLESCQNYIKPSCNGYWGNWIAIQHPGGLVTLYSHMSKISSQSVGDEVSVGDILGYEGASGNVTGPHLHFSVFTEFFTYKDPKTGELRISYNYGKTLNPLDYL